One Rhodospirillales bacterium genomic window carries:
- the glcE gene encoding glycolate oxidase subunit GlcE: MTETIVPKNESELTDAVKAALADKTPLAISGADTKGGLGHPVLAKARLSLGAHSGITYYEPGELVMEASSGTPLSEIKAALSEHNQQLAFEPPDFGPLFGAGSDLGTIGGVYSCNLSGPRRPFAGAARDHILAIRCVSGRGEVFVSGGRVVKNVTGYDMSKLVTGSYGTLAVLSQVTFKVLPRARSARTILVFGQKPDEALGEYGLALEGLWEISGAAYLEAKGAARSGVDYVAGAGRAVTAMRLEGAPGAVAERAAGLRKTLSEFSETEELHTHNSQIFWREIADGTLLPKHDGQSCETLWRFSMPPGEVMLVIDRIFRRYSGEVQLDWAGGIAWLALDAPIDGESITSMAERMRRYAAPTGGNITLFRASEDVRSEVDVFHPEPAPLAALSKRIKNNFDPEHILNPGRMFKGL, encoded by the coding sequence ATGACCGAGACGATCGTCCCTAAAAACGAATCTGAATTGACCGATGCCGTAAAGGCGGCGTTGGCAGATAAAACCCCATTGGCAATTTCCGGTGCCGATACCAAAGGGGGGCTTGGCCATCCGGTGTTGGCCAAAGCCCGCCTTTCTTTGGGAGCGCATTCTGGCATTACGTATTATGAACCGGGTGAATTGGTGATGGAGGCATCCAGTGGGACGCCGTTGTCTGAGATTAAAGCAGCCCTTTCAGAACACAATCAGCAGCTGGCATTTGAGCCGCCGGATTTTGGCCCCCTGTTTGGCGCTGGTTCTGATCTGGGCACCATTGGGGGTGTATATTCGTGTAATCTTTCAGGCCCAAGGCGGCCTTTTGCCGGGGCAGCGCGGGATCATATTTTGGCCATTCGGTGTGTCAGTGGCCGGGGCGAGGTATTCGTGTCTGGTGGGCGGGTGGTGAAAAACGTCACCGGCTACGACATGTCAAAACTGGTGACGGGGTCTTATGGAACCTTGGCTGTTTTGTCTCAGGTGACCTTCAAGGTATTGCCCCGGGCCAGAAGTGCGCGTACCATTTTGGTGTTTGGCCAAAAACCCGATGAAGCGTTGGGCGAATACGGGCTGGCCCTGGAAGGGCTTTGGGAAATTTCAGGTGCTGCCTATCTGGAAGCAAAAGGTGCCGCGCGGTCAGGCGTTGATTACGTTGCTGGTGCCGGGCGTGCGGTGACGGCGATGCGCCTTGAAGGGGCCCCCGGTGCGGTGGCAGAGCGCGCAGCGGGCCTGCGCAAAACGCTGTCAGAATTTTCTGAAACCGAAGAACTGCACACCCATAACAGCCAGATTTTCTGGCGCGAGATTGCAGATGGCACTTTGCTGCCAAAGCATGATGGCCAATCTTGTGAAACGCTATGGCGGTTCAGCATGCCCCCGGGCGAGGTGATGTTGGTCATCGATCGCATCTTCCGGCGCTATAGTGGGGAAGTTCAGCTTGATTGGGCTGGTGGCATCGCCTGGTTGGCCCTTGATGCGCCTATAGATGGGGAAAGTATTACATCAATGGCAGAGCGGATGCGCCGTTACGCGGCACCGACCGGGGGCAACATTACCTTGTTTCGGGCATCAGAAGATGTTCGCAGCGAAGTCGATGTCTTTCATCCCGAACCGGCCCCCCTTGCGGCACTGAGCAAGCGCATTAAAAACAATTTCGACCCGGAACATATTCTCAATCCCGGTCGCATGTTTAAGGGCCTCTAG
- a CDS encoding SDR family NAD(P)-dependent oxidoreductase, with product MTVLVTGAAGFIGYHVSKALLARGDAVIGVDNLSDYYDVALKQARLDQLAPHKDFQFKQIDLADTAGFDAASAGFRDVSGIVHLAAQAGVRYSLENPHAYVQSNVTGHLNILELCRQIDGLDHLVYASSSSVYGGNEKLPFSETDPVDHPVSLYAATKKSDELMSDCYSHLYGIPATGLRFFTVYGPWGRPDMAYYSFTKAIFNGDPIQVFNHGDMKRDFTYIDDVVRGVLGVLDHPPQSEKSNDAPHRIYNIGNNQSEHLQHFIEVIEASVGKKATLQMAPMQPGDVKETYADISAIQRDIGFAPTTSIEEGIPAFVQWYRDYFGL from the coding sequence ATGACTGTTCTTGTCACCGGTGCAGCCGGGTTTATCGGGTATCACGTAAGCAAGGCCTTGTTGGCCCGGGGTGACGCTGTGATCGGTGTCGATAATTTGTCGGATTATTATGATGTTGCGCTGAAACAGGCGCGCCTTGATCAATTGGCCCCCCATAAGGACTTTCAGTTTAAACAAATCGATCTGGCTGATACGGCTGGCTTTGATGCGGCTTCGGCTGGATTTAGGGATGTGTCAGGCATCGTGCATCTTGCGGCCCAGGCCGGGGTTCGGTATTCGCTTGAAAATCCCCATGCCTATGTCCAGTCCAATGTGACAGGGCATCTCAATATTTTGGAACTTTGCCGCCAAATAGACGGGTTGGACCACCTTGTTTATGCGTCATCGTCTTCGGTCTATGGCGGCAATGAAAAACTGCCATTTTCAGAAACCGATCCTGTGGATCACCCGGTATCGCTTTATGCGGCCACCAAAAAAAGCGATGAGTTGATGTCGGATTGTTATAGCCATCTCTATGGCATCCCAGCGACCGGTCTTCGGTTTTTTACGGTCTATGGCCCTTGGGGTCGGCCAGACATGGCCTATTACAGTTTTACCAAAGCCATTTTTAACGGGGACCCCATCCAGGTTTTTAATCATGGTGATATGAAACGCGACTTCACCTACATCGATGATGTGGTCCGTGGTGTTTTGGGGGTTCTTGATCATCCGCCGCAAAGCGAAAAATCTAATGATGCGCCGCACCGGATTTACAATATAGGGAACAACCAGTCAGAGCATTTGCAGCACTTTATTGAGGTTATCGAGGCATCCGTTGGCAAAAAGGCAACCTTGCAGATGGCGCCAATGCAGCCAGGGGATGTAAAGGAAACCTATGCCGATATCAGCGCAATTCAACGCGATATTGGCTTTGCACCGACAACCTCTATCGAGGAAGGCATTCCTGCCTTTGTCCAATGGTATAGAGATTATTTCGGGCTCTAA
- a CDS encoding MFS transporter — translation MFSDNPIITGYRRAMRHRHYRNYTYGSTFSLVGTWTHRVAMGWLTWELTHSYAWLGIIAFADLFSMMLITPIAGEHADRMDRIKLATWSQFAMMCQAATVAILVFTDLIEIWSLLTLTIILGLMHGYHTASRLSMVPNLVPREDLMPALAINSMIFNVARFIGPAVAGLIIANFGISPAFAFNVLTFIGFLAVLISLEPLEIEHKSDNGKGALANIAEGVRYSVNHAGIGPLLIMLTITSFCARSLPDLLPGFADGIFQRGPEGLAWLTSMMGLGAMLSGFVFLARDGVVGMTSMVTYSLLFMALSIIAFAISDVFWVSTVIIVSVGFFMSMTTIGTLNLMQTAVSGEIRGRVMSMYTFLHQGGPAIGTLLIGGVAEHTGLPWPVSVGAGIAILVWVWMLNRLPAMQAAMETDAVKAADTPSSPPSSPSSS, via the coding sequence ATGTTTTCCGACAATCCCATCATCACAGGTTACCGGCGCGCCATGCGCCACCGCCATTACCGCAACTACACCTATGGCAGCACCTTTTCTCTGGTTGGGACCTGGACGCACCGGGTGGCCATGGGCTGGCTGACATGGGAGCTGACCCATTCATATGCATGGCTTGGGATTATCGCCTTTGCCGATCTTTTTTCCATGATGCTGATCACCCCAATTGCCGGGGAACACGCAGACCGCATGGACCGGATCAAACTGGCGACCTGGTCCCAATTTGCCATGATGTGTCAGGCTGCGACGGTCGCCATTTTGGTGTTCACGGATTTGATCGAAATTTGGTCGCTGTTAACCCTGACCATTATTTTAGGCCTCATGCATGGCTATCATACGGCATCGAGGCTTTCCATGGTGCCCAATTTGGTGCCAAGAGAAGACCTGATGCCGGCCCTTGCCATCAATTCCATGATCTTTAATGTGGCGCGCTTTATCGGCCCTGCGGTGGCTGGATTAATCATTGCCAATTTCGGTATTTCGCCGGCGTTTGCCTTTAACGTGCTTACCTTTATCGGGTTTCTGGCCGTCCTTATCAGTCTGGAGCCGCTGGAAATTGAACATAAATCTGACAATGGAAAAGGCGCGCTCGCCAATATTGCCGAAGGGGTTCGCTATTCCGTCAATCATGCAGGCATTGGCCCCTTGCTGATCATGCTGACGATCACATCTTTTTGCGCCCGGTCCCTGCCTGATCTTCTGCCCGGCTTTGCAGATGGTATTTTCCAACGTGGCCCCGAAGGGCTCGCCTGGCTGACCTCCATGATGGGGCTTGGTGCCATGCTGTCAGGCTTTGTTTTTCTGGCCCGCGACGGCGTGGTCGGTATGACATCCATGGTGACTTACAGTTTGCTGTTCATGGCGCTTTCCATCATTGCCTTTGCCATCAGCGATGTTTTCTGGGTTTCCACGGTGATTATTGTCTCTGTCGGGTTTTTCATGAGCATGACCACCATTGGCACCCTGAACCTGATGCAAACCGCCGTCAGCGGGGAAATTCGGGGCCGGGTGATGTCCATGTATACGTTCCTCCATCAAGGTGGGCCAGCCATCGGCACCCTTCTGATTGGCGGTGTTGCGGAACATACCGGCCTTCCATGGCCCGTGTCAGTGGGGGCCGGCATCGCAATTTTAGTCTGGGTCTGGATGCTGAACCGTCTTCCCGCCATGCAGGCCGCCATGGAAACCGACGCGGTCAAAGCCGCTGACACGCCGTCATCGCCACCCTCATCACCGAGTTCATCATGA
- a CDS encoding indolepyruvate ferredoxin oxidoreductase family protein, with protein sequence MGEWQQMPPKTTLDDIQLEDRFERDSERLLLTGDQVLARILLTQSWLDHDRGLKTGGFVSGYRGSPLGGLDRELTAAAMAFKAANIVFQPGVNEELAATAIWGSQQIGLSPGARFDGVFGLWYGKGPGVDRSGDAFKHANLAGTAPLGGVLAVAGDDHRGASSTTAHQSEFAFMDAQIPVFAPSDLQDVLDFGVAGIALSRASGCWVGLKCPSDVIEQAASIKTGLSRFIFPTPPECTDDLHIRWPDPALAQERRLAGPKMAMVRAATHALGLDRQMGAKDHRRIGIIAAGKPWGNTLDALELLGIDEAALQKMGIALFKPALVWPLEPTKIREFSKGLEEIIVVEEKRPLIEPQLRDILYDLPASVRPRIMGKSNTPLFPLAGPIDARLIAHGIHERLAALDINPPNTPPELPALAKPALRRPPHFCSGCPHNISTRVPEGHRALAGIGCHTLALWSDPNTQTLTQMGGEGTSWIGQAPFTDTEHVFANIGDGTYYHSGLLAIRAALTSGVNITYKILYNDAVAMTGGQKVEGGLSVAEIARELDAEGVKHITVIAEEPGQYKKSDPLPDGTTLLGRDGFECAQLELAASPGVSVLIFDQTCAAEKRRRRRRGEMEEPTRLVFINERACEGCGDCQKASHCLSVVPVATPFGEKRRIDHGSCNKDESCLNGFCPAMVTVEGAQPKTTPYGPDHVEIPNHLVDLPLPKAPEGQNAWRILITGIGGTGVVTIGHLIAMAAHMEGKQANVMDQTGLAQKGGSVTSHVTIGLNTGLTGAGRIGAAMADVVLGCDLVVAADTPQAATMAHGRTRAVINTEHAITGAFLRDPEKAFPQTPLLDALRTQIGPDALTLTDATRMALRLTGKAITANMFILGLAWQQGLIPVSEAAIHRAIILNGVDAKTNTEAFTWGRRASIDPDAVTTLAGLEADLDTAPQTEDGVSLRLETLRQYSGDGLANTYRTRLDAIAMVIQDRVPDVAAQNKLKTAIMDAYFRVLAPKDEYEIARLYTDGVFDAALKKNFEGDFQVHYHMAPAGLSPIDPITIHARKRHFGPWLKICLRALAMAKGLRGTWFDPFQWTSERRLERATRTAYERDLERIQSILAPHNFDLCLELARLPIALRGFGHIKMGAQIQIETRRKELIALLENGKSGQIAAE encoded by the coding sequence ATGGGAGAATGGCAGCAGATGCCCCCAAAGACTACCCTTGATGATATCCAGTTAGAAGACCGTTTTGAACGTGATTCTGAACGCCTGTTGCTGACCGGTGATCAGGTCCTTGCCCGGATATTGCTGACCCAGTCGTGGTTGGATCACGATCGCGGTTTAAAAACCGGTGGTTTTGTTTCCGGCTATCGGGGGTCCCCCCTTGGGGGATTGGACCGCGAACTGACCGCCGCAGCCATGGCCTTTAAGGCCGCCAACATCGTATTTCAACCGGGCGTCAACGAAGAGCTGGCCGCCACCGCCATTTGGGGCAGCCAACAAATTGGGCTTTCGCCCGGCGCGCGCTTTGATGGCGTCTTTGGATTATGGTACGGCAAAGGCCCCGGCGTTGACCGTTCAGGCGATGCCTTCAAGCACGCCAACCTTGCCGGGACCGCGCCCTTGGGAGGCGTTTTAGCCGTCGCAGGGGATGACCATCGCGGGGCGTCCTCTACCACCGCCCATCAAAGCGAATTTGCCTTTATGGATGCGCAAATTCCTGTGTTCGCACCTTCTGATCTTCAAGATGTTCTGGACTTTGGCGTGGCGGGCATCGCCCTTTCCCGGGCTTCGGGTTGTTGGGTGGGCCTTAAATGCCCATCAGACGTGATTGAACAGGCCGCCAGCATCAAAACCGGGCTATCGCGCTTTATTTTCCCCACGCCCCCAGAATGCACCGATGATTTACACATTCGCTGGCCTGACCCGGCATTGGCCCAAGAACGTCGACTGGCTGGGCCAAAAATGGCCATGGTCCGCGCCGCCACGCACGCGCTGGGTCTGGATCGGCAAATGGGTGCCAAGGACCACCGCCGCATTGGCATCATTGCGGCTGGCAAGCCCTGGGGGAACACCCTTGATGCGCTGGAACTGCTGGGCATTGATGAAGCCGCCCTCCAGAAAATGGGCATTGCCCTGTTCAAGCCTGCGCTGGTCTGGCCGCTGGAGCCAACAAAAATTCGTGAATTTTCAAAGGGTCTGGAAGAGATCATTGTCGTTGAGGAAAAACGCCCCCTGATTGAACCCCAACTGCGCGACATCCTCTATGACCTGCCGGCATCAGTTCGCCCGCGCATCATGGGAAAATCGAACACCCCCCTGTTTCCCCTTGCAGGCCCCATTGATGCCAGACTCATTGCCCACGGCATTCATGAACGATTGGCCGCACTTGATATCAACCCACCCAACACCCCGCCTGAATTGCCTGCACTGGCAAAGCCTGCCCTTCGACGCCCACCGCATTTCTGTTCCGGGTGCCCCCACAACATTTCTACCCGGGTCCCCGAAGGCCACCGGGCACTGGCGGGCATCGGGTGTCATACCTTGGCGCTGTGGTCAGACCCCAACACCCAAACCCTTACCCAAATGGGCGGTGAGGGCACAAGCTGGATCGGACAGGCACCCTTTACTGATACCGAACATGTCTTTGCCAATATAGGGGACGGCACCTATTACCATTCCGGATTGCTGGCCATTCGCGCGGCACTCACTTCCGGAGTCAACATCACCTATAAAATTCTCTACAACGACGCCGTTGCCATGACCGGCGGCCAAAAGGTCGAAGGCGGCCTTAGCGTCGCTGAGATTGCCCGTGAACTGGACGCCGAAGGCGTCAAACACATCACCGTCATTGCCGAAGAACCGGGGCAATACAAAAAATCAGACCCCCTGCCCGATGGCACCACCCTGTTGGGCCGCGACGGGTTTGAATGCGCCCAATTAGAACTGGCCGCAAGCCCCGGTGTGTCGGTTCTGATCTTTGACCAAACCTGTGCCGCTGAAAAACGAAGACGCCGCAGACGCGGTGAAATGGAAGAACCAACCCGTTTGGTCTTCATCAACGAACGCGCCTGCGAAGGCTGCGGGGATTGCCAAAAAGCATCGCACTGTTTATCGGTGGTCCCGGTTGCCACCCCGTTTGGGGAAAAGCGCCGCATCGATCATGGCTCATGCAACAAAGACGAAAGCTGCCTTAACGGGTTCTGTCCGGCCATGGTCACTGTTGAAGGGGCGCAGCCAAAAACCACGCCTTATGGCCCTGATCATGTTGAAATTCCGAACCATCTGGTAGACCTTCCCCTCCCTAAAGCGCCCGAAGGCCAAAATGCGTGGCGGATTTTGATCACCGGCATTGGTGGCACCGGGGTGGTAACCATCGGGCATTTGATTGCCATGGCCGCCCATATGGAAGGCAAACAGGCAAACGTCATGGACCAGACCGGTCTGGCCCAAAAAGGGGGATCGGTCACCAGCCATGTCACCATCGGCCTGAACACAGGTCTGACCGGTGCGGGCCGCATTGGGGCCGCTATGGCCGATGTCGTTCTTGGCTGTGATCTGGTGGTTGCCGCCGACACGCCCCAGGCAGCGACCATGGCCCATGGGCGGACCCGGGCTGTGATCAACACCGAACACGCCATCACCGGCGCATTCCTGCGCGATCCCGAAAAGGCATTTCCCCAAACCCCGTTGCTGGATGCTTTGCGCACGCAAATTGGCCCCGATGCCCTGACCCTCACCGATGCCACGCGCATGGCCCTTCGCCTGACCGGCAAAGCCATTACCGCCAATATGTTTATTCTAGGGCTGGCATGGCAACAGGGCCTGATCCCGGTTTCTGAAGCTGCCATCCACCGGGCCATCATCCTGAACGGTGTCGATGCGAAGACCAACACCGAAGCCTTCACCTGGGGGCGACGCGCAAGCATTGATCCAGATGCCGTCACCACTCTGGCGGGTCTGGAGGCTGATCTGGACACAGCACCCCAAACAGAAGATGGCGTTTCGCTCCGGCTGGAAACCCTGCGTCAATATAGTGGGGATGGCTTGGCCAACACCTACCGAACCCGCCTTGATGCCATTGCCATGGTCATTCAAGACCGTGTTCCAGATGTTGCCGCACAAAATAAATTAAAGACAGCGATCATGGATGCCTATTTCCGTGTCTTGGCCCCCAAGGACGAGTATGAAATCGCCCGGCTGTATACCGATGGCGTGTTTGATGCCGCATTGAAGAAAAATTTTGAAGGCGATTTTCAGGTCCATTATCATATGGCACCGGCAGGGCTTTCCCCCATTGATCCCATTACCATTCATGCCCGAAAACGGCATTTCGGCCCGTGGTTAAAGATTTGTCTGCGCGCGCTGGCAATGGCCAAAGGATTGCGGGGCACCTGGTTCGATCCCTTCCAGTGGACATCAGAACGCAGACTTGAGCGAGCCACCCGCACAGCGTATGAAAGAGATCTTGAACGCATCCAATCTATCCTGGCACCACATAATTTTGACCTCTGTCTGGAACTTGCCCGTCTGCCTATTGCGCTCCGTGGCTTTGGCCACATAAAGATGGGTGCCCAAATTCAGATTGAAACCCGCCGAAAAGAACTGATTGCCTTGCTGGAAAATGGCAAATCAGGGCAAATCGCAGCAGAATAA
- the glcF gene encoding glycolate oxidase subunit GlcF codes for MRTDFTEQQLNDPRIAAANDILRACVHCGFCAPVCPTYQLTGDELDGPRGRIWQMRDVLESDGPVPLKTITHLDRCLGCLACMPACPSGVDYGSLLNITRAITETDKTRVKRSLSDQWVRGFLNKILPSPKMFAWVIVLARLLGPLHKLFGGSLLGRRLRSALARLDRPLLEGDFLTPGIYETDQKKRGRMAMIPGCVQSVLAPNINGAMVRILNRAGFDVVILDGTPCCGAISEHLGRADDARNHAKTIIARIEAEMAGAGVDGIIQTASGCGTAMKHYGDLFADDPMWQTRASLVAGMVRDGGEFIEALDGFEDGLDFRADLPPLRVAWQAPCSLAFGQGVAGRTAGILMRAGFEVVAPDDGGACCGSAGTYNILKPGLAKNLGVKKAVAIAVLRPDVVASANLGCMLQLEPEMDAPIVHVVSLLDWALGGPVPQNLKPVIAEKSV; via the coding sequence ATGCGCACGGATTTCACCGAACAACAATTGAATGATCCGCGAATTGCCGCTGCAAATGATATTTTGCGGGCCTGTGTCCATTGTGGCTTTTGTGCGCCGGTCTGTCCGACCTATCAATTAACCGGCGATGAACTGGATGGGCCAAGAGGGCGCATTTGGCAGATGCGGGATGTTCTTGAATCTGATGGGCCTGTGCCTTTAAAGACCATCACCCATCTTGACCGCTGTCTTGGCTGCCTTGCCTGCATGCCCGCATGCCCGTCAGGGGTTGATTACGGCAGTCTTCTGAACATCACCCGAGCGATAACAGAGACGGATAAAACAAGGGTCAAACGATCCTTATCTGATCAATGGGTGCGCGGTTTTCTGAATAAAATTCTTCCCAGTCCGAAAATGTTTGCCTGGGTCATTGTCCTGGCACGGCTTCTGGGGCCGCTTCATAAATTGTTCGGGGGCAGTTTATTGGGGAGACGCCTGCGCTCGGCCTTGGCCCGGTTGGACAGGCCCTTGTTGGAGGGCGATTTTTTAACCCCCGGGATTTATGAAACGGATCAGAAAAAACGCGGGCGCATGGCCATGATTCCGGGCTGCGTCCAATCGGTTCTGGCACCCAACATCAATGGTGCCATGGTGCGGATTCTCAACCGCGCAGGGTTTGATGTGGTGATCCTTGATGGCACGCCATGTTGTGGTGCCATCAGCGAACATCTTGGACGGGCCGATGATGCCCGCAACCATGCAAAAACCATCATTGCCCGCATTGAAGCGGAAATGGCGGGGGCAGGCGTTGATGGTATTATTCAAACCGCATCAGGGTGTGGCACGGCCATGAAACACTATGGTGATCTTTTTGCAGATGATCCCATGTGGCAGACGCGTGCATCCTTGGTTGCCGGGATGGTGCGCGACGGGGGCGAATTTATAGAAGCCCTAGATGGGTTTGAGGATGGTCTGGATTTTCGGGCCGATCTGCCGCCCTTGCGGGTGGCTTGGCAGGCCCCTTGTTCTTTGGCATTCGGCCAAGGCGTTGCGGGGCGAACAGCGGGTATTTTAATGCGCGCTGGCTTCGAAGTGGTCGCCCCTGATGACGGCGGTGCCTGTTGTGGCTCGGCTGGGACCTATAATATTTTGAAACCGGGCCTTGCTAAAAATTTAGGCGTAAAAAAAGCGGTAGCCATTGCCGTCCTCAGGCCCGATGTGGTGGCATCGGCCAATCTTGGGTGCATGTTGCAGCTGGAACCAGAGATGGATGCCCCGATTGTCCATGTGGTGTCCTTGCTGGATTGGGCGCTGGGCGGGCCAGTGCCGCAAAATTTGAAACCCGTTATTGCTGAAAAAAGCGTATAA
- a CDS encoding MFS transporter gives MIKVGNWGHIAESLRHRDHRLFNTTLVPALISLWAQRTGIGWLTWELTHSPTWLGIIAAADLLPVVIISPFAGAIADRASSLFMMRLTQAIIMIHALVLWGLTAADFINIWGLLVLSLVTGINQPFSTSGRMVFFPSLVPKAELGTAIAINSTIFNGGRAIGPALAGIMIAPFGVASVFLLNFACFAAHMVNLFRIKSGADEPASGQRKGMMGEIAEGIRYTIAHPGIGPMVLLLVVASVASRPIADMIPGFADAVFSRGAEGLGWLLTAMGIGGFAAAIWLAQRGPVAGLTKIVLMNNLLVGIAMAAFALIGNFWAAAVFLAVVGFAQVVTGTGTQTLMQTAVDGAVRGRVMSVYTQVYRGMPALGAIVMGWIAEQYGLDITVAGAGVICVLIWMAFHRRRHAMADAMERNTPT, from the coding sequence ATGATCAAGGTTGGGAACTGGGGCCACATTGCTGAATCGCTCCGCCATCGCGATCACCGTCTGTTCAACACAACTCTGGTGCCCGCACTGATATCGCTTTGGGCGCAACGCACAGGCATTGGCTGGCTGACATGGGAATTGACCCATTCACCAACATGGCTGGGCATTATCGCTGCCGCCGATCTTTTGCCTGTGGTGATTATCTCACCTTTTGCAGGGGCCATCGCCGATCGCGCATCGTCGCTTTTTATGATGCGCCTGACCCAAGCCATCATCATGATCCACGCTTTGGTGTTGTGGGGCCTGACCGCCGCTGATTTCATCAATATCTGGGGGCTGTTGGTCCTGTCACTGGTCACCGGCATCAACCAACCCTTTTCCACCAGCGGGCGCATGGTGTTCTTCCCATCTTTGGTGCCAAAAGCGGAACTGGGCACGGCCATTGCCATCAATTCAACCATCTTTAACGGCGGGCGCGCCATTGGCCCTGCCCTTGCCGGTATCATGATTGCGCCCTTTGGGGTGGCTTCGGTCTTTCTTCTGAATTTTGCGTGCTTTGCCGCCCATATGGTCAATCTGTTCCGCATCAAATCCGGTGCGGATGAACCGGCCTCCGGACAGCGCAAAGGCATGATGGGGGAAATTGCCGAAGGCATCCGCTACACCATTGCCCATCCGGGTATTGGCCCCATGGTCTTGCTTCTGGTCGTTGCCTCCGTGGCATCCCGACCCATCGCCGACATGATCCCGGGCTTTGCAGATGCCGTCTTTTCCAGAGGCGCCGAAGGGCTCGGCTGGTTGTTGACCGCCATGGGGATCGGCGGGTTCGCGGCGGCCATCTGGCTGGCCCAACGCGGCCCTGTTGCGGGTCTGACCAAAATCGTTCTGATGAACAACCTGTTGGTCGGCATTGCCATGGCCGCCTTTGCCCTGATCGGAAATTTCTGGGCAGCGGCCGTATTTTTAGCCGTCGTCGGCTTTGCACAGGTGGTGACCGGCACCGGCACCCAAACCCTGATGCAAACCGCCGTAGATGGTGCGGTGCGCGGCAGAGTGATGTCGGTTTACACGCAGGTTTACCGAGGGATGCCCGCCCTGGGTGCCATTGTCATGGGCTGGATTGCAGAACAATACGGGCTGGACATCACCGTTGCCGGGGCTGGCGTGATCTGTGTTCTCATCTGGATGGCCTTCCATCGCCGCCGCCATGCCATGGCAGATGCTATGGAACGCAATACCCCGACCTGA
- a CDS encoding DUF1244 domain-containing protein, whose amino-acid sequence MDQATRTELEAAAFRTLVGHLQKRTEVQNIELMNLAGFCRNCLSKWMKAAADDQGVEAEFDDIREMVYGMPYDQWKAKYQTEATDEQKAAFKDHVATEHSDS is encoded by the coding sequence ATGGATCAAGCAACGCGCACAGAACTGGAAGCGGCAGCCTTTCGGACACTGGTTGGCCACCTGCAGAAACGCACAGAAGTGCAAAACATCGAATTGATGAACCTGGCCGGGTTCTGCCGTAATTGTCTTTCAAAGTGGATGAAGGCGGCGGCCGATGATCAAGGTGTCGAAGCCGAATTCGATGATATCCGAGAAATGGTGTACGGCATGCCCTATGACCAGTGGAAGGCCAAATACCAGACAGAAGCCACCGATGAACAAAAGGCCGCGTTCAAGGATCACGTTGCCACAGAACATTCAGATAGCTAG